The Fusobacterium necrophorum subsp. necrophorum genome includes the window TGGCAGATATTGTCTGTGATACGAGATTGCAGAAAAGAAAAAACCCCTTGGTGGTCATTGTCACGCATGGAGATGCAGACGGTTTAGTAGCTGCTACCATTGTGAAAGCCTTTGAGGAAAGAATAAACCCAGAACAGAGTTTTTTAATTTTTAGCGGAATGGATGTGACAGAGGAACAGACGGAAAGACTCTTTGATTATATTTGTAAGTATAATGATTTGGGAATACGAGATAAGATCTATATTTTGGATAGACCCATTCCCCCTTTGGGTTGGTTAGCTATGGGATACTTATGTGATGTCCCCATGATTCATATTGATCATCATATTACCAATCATCCAGATACCTATAGTTTTCATGAAAGAGGGAAACAAATTTCACATCGTTGGTCGGAAGAAGAAAGTGCAGCTTTTTTGAGTTTGGAATTCTTCAGAACTTGGATGGAACAAGGGGAAGAATATGAAAGACTGTATCATTCTTTCTATGACTTGGCAAAGGCAACTTCAGAATGGGACACCTTCCATTGGAAACAGTTGGGAGAGACACTTACAGATACACTCTGGAAGAAAAAGGCTTTGGCAATCAATGCGGCGGAAAAGTTATTGGGGAGTGTAGGTTTTTATAGAGCTATTCAGGAAAATATAGGAACTGAACAATATAGTCAAGACTTATTCGGTTATTTTTATCGTTTACAAGATGCCTACGATCATCAATTTCAAAATGCTTATGATTTTGCAAAAAGAAGTGTCACAGAATATGTATTTCGAAATCATAGAATCGGGGTTATCTACGGAGTGGATGTCAATTATCAGTCCATGATAGCGGACTACTTTTTTTTAGATAAAAAATATCAATTCGATGTCATTGCATTTGTAAATATATATGGAACTGTTTCTTTCCGTGGAAAAGGAAATTTTGATGTGAGTATCTTAGCTCAGAAGTTGGGAGAATTTTGTGGACATTCCGGTGGCGGACATAAGAATGCTTCTGGTTGCAAAATCTATAATCGGGATCGTTTTAAGGAGAATTTATTAGAACTTTTCTATGAATCTATGGATGCATTAAAATTGGGAAATTTTTAATAGAAGGGGAAGGGGACGAAAAAAGTCCCCCCTTTTTTATTAAAAATAAGTATACAAAAGATAAAAATTAGAGTATGATAAATAGGCTAAATACTTTGTAAAATAAAGGAATCAAAAATGAAGAAAGCAATTTTTTTAGATAGAGACGGAACTCTCAATGTAGAGAAGAAATATTTATACCAAGAAAAAGATTTGGAATTTGAAAAAGGGGCTGTGGAAGCTCTTTCCATTTTAAGAAAGTTGGGCTATCTTTTGATCGTGGTAACAAACCAGTCCGGAATTGCAAGACAGTATTATACAGAAGAGGATTTGAAACGTTTTCATCAAGCCTTCCAAAGAAAATTATCTGCTTTTGGACTGAAAATAGATAAATTCTATTACTGTCCTCATCATCCGGAAAAAGGAATTGGAGAGTATAAGCTGGATTGTTCTTGTCGAAAGCCGAAGCCGGGAATGTTGGAACAAGGAATCTTGGAATTTGAGATTGATCGAAAGTCTTCTTATATGGTCGGGGACAAATATGCGGATGTGCAAGCCGGAATGGCGGCAGGAGTGTCTTCCATTTTAGTACGAACAGGTTACGGAAAAGAGGAAGAACAAAAATTACAGGAAGGAGAGGCAAGAGTTTTTGATAACTTATTGGCCTTTGCTCAGGATAGAAAACAAAGGGAGAGTTTGTAAGATGAAATTGTTGTGTCAGATATTGCAAAAAAGATTTTCACATTTGAAAGAACTTTCTATTCAAAATGTTGTAATGGACAGTCGGAAAGTTGTTGCAGGCTCCTTATTTTTTGCAATTCAGAATGGGAATCGGTATGTTTCGGAAGCTTTGGAGAAGGGGGCAAGTATTGTCATTGCGGATCACTATTCCGAGCCTCATGAAAGGGTGATTTCAGTAAAAGATACCGTTCTTTTTATGCAGGAATTGGCAGCGGAATATAGAAGATTTTTAAAAACGAAGCTTATTGCCATTACAGGAAGCAATGGAAAGACGACTACGAAAGATATTGTTTATGCTATCTTGTCAAAGACATTTCCAACCAAGAAAACACTTGGAAATTATAACAATCATATCGGATTGCCATTTACTATTTTGAATCTCGAAGAAGGCGATGAATTTGCGGTTTTGGAAATGGGGATGAGTTCTTTTGGAGAGATTGATGCCTTAGGGAAAATTGCAAGACCTGACTACGGAATCATTACCAATATCGGAGACTCTCATTTGGAATTTTTGAAAACGAGAGAAAATGTCTTCAAGGCAAAAACGGAATTATTGCCATATCTTCCTCAAGGTCATTTCATTACAAGTGGAGACGATATCTTCTTAAAGAAGGTTTCAGGCGTGCATGTAGGCTATGAAGAGGGGAATGATTATCGCATTGTTTCCTATCGGAAAAAAGAAAGAATGACTTCTTTTCAAGTTCGTGGAAAGGATTATGAAATTTGCCTCGAAGGAAGGCACAATGTGATGAATGCCGCTATGGGAATTGCCCTTGCGGAGATGATAGGAATGAAGCCGGAGGAAATTCAGAGAAATTTGTCTCAAATTGCATTAAGTCCTATGAGATTTGAGCGTTCCGAATATCGAGGAACAGAATACATCAATGACGCTTACAACGCCAGTCCGATTTCCATGTTTGCAGCTTTGGACAGCTTGGAAGAGATGAAAGCGGAATGTAAATTTGCTGTGTTAGGAGATATGTTGGAATTGGGAGAAAGAGAAATAGAATTTCACAAAGAGGTGATACAAAAAGCAGTTTCCTGTCATTTACAAGCGGTTCTTCTCTATGGAGCTCGTATGAAACAGGCTCTTCATGAATTTCCTTTTCATGAGGGCTTACATCACTTTGAAAACAAGGAAGCAATTCGAGAATATTTGAGAAAATTTTCTGAAAAAACGGTCTTAATCAAGGCCTCCAGGGGAATGAAACTGGAAGACATCATCGAGGGGGAGGAAAAATAATGTTATATTTTTTAGCAACATATTATACAGGATGTGAGTTTTTAAAATCGATTTATTTACGAGATTTCATTAGTTTCACTCTTTCTTTATTTTTAGTTTTATTTTTTGGAAGACCTTTTATTCACTACTTACAAAAAAAGAAATTTGGAGAGATCATTCGACAGGAGGGGCCCGCAAGCCATATCTCTAAAAAAGGAACTCCTACTATGGGAGGAGTGCTTATTATTTTTTCTCTTTTATTAAGCACTTTCTTGGTGGCGGATATGAAAAATTCTTTTATTTTACTCCTAGTTTTCTCTACTTTGATATTTGCAGGAATTGGTTTTATTGATGATTATAAAAAATTTACGGTAAATAAAAGAGGACTTGCAGGAAGAAAAAAATTGCTGGGACAGTCTGTTGTTGCTCTTATGATTTGGACTTACATAAAATTTGTTGGTTTAACCGGAAATGCCCGTGTGGATCTCTCTGTTGTCAGTCCGAGCAATGCAGGATGGATGATGTATCTTGGAGGAATCGGAATGATAATCTTCATTCTTTTTGTCATTTTGGGTTCTTCCAATGCGGTCAATATTACAGACGGCTTAGATGGACTTGCTATCATGCCGACGGTGATTTGTGCTGCTATTTTAGGAGTAATTGCTTATTTTACAGGGCATGTTGAATTGAGCAGTCATTTGCAACTTTACTATACTTCTGGAATAGGAGAGATAACAATCTTTTTGGCTGCCATTTGCGGTTCCGGTTTGGGCTTCCTTTGGTATAATTGTTATCCCGCTCAGATTTTTATGGGAGATACAGGTTCTCTTGCTTTGGGAGGGATTCTTGGAGTCGTAGCTGTTTTACTGAAACAGGAATTGCTTTTGCCTATCATAGGAGCTGTTTTTGTCATGGAAGCGGTTTCGGTTATTTTACAAGTGGCTTCTTTTAAAATGCTCGGGAAACGGATTTTTCGAATGGCTCCCATTCATCATCATTTTGAATTAGGTGGTTTGACAGAAACAAAAGTGACGATGAGATTTTGGATTACTACTATCTTATTGGGAATTTTTGCGTTAGGGCTTATTAAATTACGAGGAATTTAATTATGAGGAGGAAAAGATGAAAAAAGCTATGGTCTTGGGTATGGGAATTAGCGGAAAAGGAGCAAAAAACCTTTTAGAAAAAGAAGGATATACCGTCATCGCTGTCGACGATAGCTTTGCGATGAGTTCCCAAGAAGCAATGAAATATATTGATGAAATAGATGTTTTTATCAAAAGTCCGGGGGTTCCTTGTACTAACTTGGTAAAAGCTGTGCAAGAAAAAGGAATAAAAATTCAAGATGAAATAGAAATTGCCTATCAATATATGGTAAAATATAATAAGAAGATAAGCATTGTGGCGGTAACAGGAACGAATGGAAAGACAACCACGACAAGTAAAATTGCGGAACTATTAAATTTTGCAGGGAAAAAAGCTGCAGCAGCGGGAAATATCGGTCGCTCTTTCGCGGATGTGTTACTGTCGGAAGAACAGTATGACTATGTCGTTCTGGAGTTAAGTTCTTATCAATTGGAAAATGTATATGAATTTACGTCCTATATTTCTATGGTCACGAATTTGACTCCCGATCATTTGACAAGATATGCAAATCTGGAAGACTATTATAATACCAAATTTCATATTTGCCAAAATCAAGAGAAAGAAAATTCGTTTTTCCTATTTAATATAGATCATGAAGAAGTAAGAAAAAGAGAAACTTTGATGAAAGGAAGAAAGATTTCCTTGTCTCGGAAACAGGAGGCGGACACCTGTGTGAAAGACGGAAATATTCTGTTTCAGGGAGAGAAAGTCATGTCGGTTTCCGAGCTTTCTTTAAAGGGAAGTCATAATTTGGAAAATAGTTTATTCATTGTTACAGCAGGAAAATTATTGGGCTTGGATAGCAAAATCATTCGGGATTTTTTAAGGAATACAGAGCCTTTGGAACATAGAATGGAGCGATGTTTTCAATATGGAAAGTTACAATTTATCAATGATTCCAAGGGGACCAATATTGATTCTGCAAAGTTTGCTTTGGAAGCTTATCCGGGCTGTATTTTGATCTGCGGAGGTTTTGATAAAAAAGTGGATTTGACTCCTTTGGCGGATATTATTGTCAAACAGGTGAAGGAAGTATATCTAATCGGTGTGATTGCCGATAAAATTAAAGCCTTATTAGTGGATAGAAATTATCAGGCAGAAAGAATACATTCTTTGGATACAATAGAAAACAGTTTGTGGGATATGAAACAAAGATTTACAAAGGAAGATCAGGAAGTCATTTTATTGTCTCCTGCCACCTCTAGTTTTGATCAATTTAAATCTTTTGAACATAGAGGTCAAGTCTTCAAAGAATTGGTTCATAAAATTTTTGGATAAAATGGAGTAAGATATGAAAAAAGTAATTTTAACAACCGGAGGAACGGGAGGACATATTTATCCAGCTTTGGCTGTTGCGGAAGGGTTAAAAAGCAAAGGAATCGAAACCCTATTCATAGGAAGTAGTACAAGAATGGAAAAGGAGATCGTTCCAAAAGCTCAATTTCGATTTATTGGTTTGGACATAGATCCTCCCAGAACGATTAAGTCAGTCATAAAGTATATCAAGAGTTTCGGATATGCCTATCGCATTTTGAGAGAGGAAGAGCCTGATGCTGTGCTGGGCTTTGGGAATTATATTTCCGTTCCTATACTTACCATGTCTTTTCTGTTACGAAAGAAGATATATTTGCAAGAGCAAAATGCAGATTTAGGCTTTGCAAATCGTTTGTTTTATCGCTTTGCTCAACTTGTTTTTTTGGCTTTTGAGCATACTTATAATACCATTCCTATGAAATATCAAAAAAAGTTTATTGTATCCGGAAATCCTCTTCGTTCAGAAATTCAAGAGGTGAGTTATGATGAGGCAAGAGAACGTTTGAAAGTACGAAAAGAGGAAAAAGTATTGCTGATTACCGGAGGAAGTTTAGGAGCTCAGGAAATTAACAACGCGGTATTGAAATATTGGGAGCATTTTTTTCAGAGCAAGCATTTACGAGTATACTGGGCAACGGGAAAACAAAATTATGAAGAAGTGCAGGAGAAAGTAAAAAGAGCCAAGATGACGGATACGATTAAAGACTATTTTGAGAATATGATTCATCTTATGGCTGCTTCAGATTTGGTGGTCTGTCGTGCGGGGGCTTTGACCATTTCCGAATTAATTGCCTTGCAAAAACCGGCAGTGATTATTCCATACAGTTCACAAAAAGTAGGGCAATATCAGAATGCTAAAATATTGGAAGAATGCCATTCCGCTGTGGTTTATACCAATCGGGAGTCAGAACAGGCAATCGAGAAAGTCATAGAATTATTAAACAATGAAGAAGAGTTAAGAATCATGGGGATTCGTATGAGAAGTTTACAGACGCCAAATGCAGTGAATACGATTATCTCTAATTTAGATATTTGGAGGGATTAGCAGAACAATGGAAAAAATATATTTTGTGGGAATCAATGGAATTGGAATGAGCGGATTGGCAAAAATTATGAAATGTCAAGGCTATGATGTTGTGGGGGCGGACTTAACAAGAAACTATGTGACAGAGGAACTGGAAAATTTAGGGATTACAGTATATCCGGAGCATAAGGCTTGTCAAATGGAAGATAGAGACTCCCTGATTGCGTCCAGTGCAATTCATTCTGATAATCCAGAGTTCCAGTATGCAAAAGAACATAATATTCCATTGATGAAGCGAGGGGAATTGTTGGCCAGTTTATTAAATTCCAAACTTGGAATTGCGGTAGCAGGAACTCACGGAAAAACAACAACAAGTTCCATGATGTCAGCAGCGATGTTGTCTTTAGACCCTACGATTGTGGTGGGAGGAATTTTGCCGGAAATTGCGTCCAATGCGAAAGTCGGTATGGGGGAATACTTTATTGCGGAAGCTGACGAAAGTGATAATTCTTTCTTATTC containing:
- a CDS encoding DHHA1 domain-containing protein encodes the protein MADIVCDTRLQKRKNPLVVIVTHGDADGLVAATIVKAFEERINPEQSFLIFSGMDVTEEQTERLFDYICKYNDLGIRDKIYILDRPIPPLGWLAMGYLCDVPMIHIDHHITNHPDTYSFHERGKQISHRWSEEESAAFLSLEFFRTWMEQGEEYERLYHSFYDLAKATSEWDTFHWKQLGETLTDTLWKKKALAINAAEKLLGSVGFYRAIQENIGTEQYSQDLFGYFYRLQDAYDHQFQNAYDFAKRSVTEYVFRNHRIGVIYGVDVNYQSMIADYFFLDKKYQFDVIAFVNIYGTVSFRGKGNFDVSILAQKLGEFCGHSGGGHKNASGCKIYNRDRFKENLLELFYESMDALKLGNF
- the gmhB gene encoding D-glycero-beta-D-manno-heptose 1,7-bisphosphate 7-phosphatase, yielding MKKAIFLDRDGTLNVEKKYLYQEKDLEFEKGAVEALSILRKLGYLLIVVTNQSGIARQYYTEEDLKRFHQAFQRKLSAFGLKIDKFYYCPHHPEKGIGEYKLDCSCRKPKPGMLEQGILEFEIDRKSSYMVGDKYADVQAGMAAGVSSILVRTGYGKEEEQKLQEGEARVFDNLLAFAQDRKQRESL
- the murF gene encoding UDP-N-acetylmuramoyl-tripeptide--D-alanyl-D-alanine ligase; translated protein: MKLLCQILQKRFSHLKELSIQNVVMDSRKVVAGSLFFAIQNGNRYVSEALEKGASIVIADHYSEPHERVISVKDTVLFMQELAAEYRRFLKTKLIAITGSNGKTTTKDIVYAILSKTFPTKKTLGNYNNHIGLPFTILNLEEGDEFAVLEMGMSSFGEIDALGKIARPDYGIITNIGDSHLEFLKTRENVFKAKTELLPYLPQGHFITSGDDIFLKKVSGVHVGYEEGNDYRIVSYRKKERMTSFQVRGKDYEICLEGRHNVMNAAMGIALAEMIGMKPEEIQRNLSQIALSPMRFERSEYRGTEYINDAYNASPISMFAALDSLEEMKAECKFAVLGDMLELGEREIEFHKEVIQKAVSCHLQAVLLYGARMKQALHEFPFHEGLHHFENKEAIREYLRKFSEKTVLIKASRGMKLEDIIEGEEK
- the mraY gene encoding phospho-N-acetylmuramoyl-pentapeptide-transferase — its product is MLYFLATYYTGCEFLKSIYLRDFISFTLSLFLVLFFGRPFIHYLQKKKFGEIIRQEGPASHISKKGTPTMGGVLIIFSLLLSTFLVADMKNSFILLLVFSTLIFAGIGFIDDYKKFTVNKRGLAGRKKLLGQSVVALMIWTYIKFVGLTGNARVDLSVVSPSNAGWMMYLGGIGMIIFILFVILGSSNAVNITDGLDGLAIMPTVICAAILGVIAYFTGHVELSSHLQLYYTSGIGEITIFLAAICGSGLGFLWYNCYPAQIFMGDTGSLALGGILGVVAVLLKQELLLPIIGAVFVMEAVSVILQVASFKMLGKRIFRMAPIHHHFELGGLTETKVTMRFWITTILLGIFALGLIKLRGI
- the murD gene encoding UDP-N-acetylmuramoyl-L-alanine--D-glutamate ligase → MKKAMVLGMGISGKGAKNLLEKEGYTVIAVDDSFAMSSQEAMKYIDEIDVFIKSPGVPCTNLVKAVQEKGIKIQDEIEIAYQYMVKYNKKISIVAVTGTNGKTTTTSKIAELLNFAGKKAAAAGNIGRSFADVLLSEEQYDYVVLELSSYQLENVYEFTSYISMVTNLTPDHLTRYANLEDYYNTKFHICQNQEKENSFFLFNIDHEEVRKRETLMKGRKISLSRKQEADTCVKDGNILFQGEKVMSVSELSLKGSHNLENSLFIVTAGKLLGLDSKIIRDFLRNTEPLEHRMERCFQYGKLQFINDSKGTNIDSAKFALEAYPGCILICGGFDKKVDLTPLADIIVKQVKEVYLIGVIADKIKALLVDRNYQAERIHSLDTIENSLWDMKQRFTKEDQEVILLSPATSSFDQFKSFEHRGQVFKELVHKIFG
- the murG gene encoding undecaprenyldiphospho-muramoylpentapeptide beta-N-acetylglucosaminyltransferase; translation: MKKVILTTGGTGGHIYPALAVAEGLKSKGIETLFIGSSTRMEKEIVPKAQFRFIGLDIDPPRTIKSVIKYIKSFGYAYRILREEEPDAVLGFGNYISVPILTMSFLLRKKIYLQEQNADLGFANRLFYRFAQLVFLAFEHTYNTIPMKYQKKFIVSGNPLRSEIQEVSYDEARERLKVRKEEKVLLITGGSLGAQEINNAVLKYWEHFFQSKHLRVYWATGKQNYEEVQEKVKRAKMTDTIKDYFENMIHLMAASDLVVCRAGALTISELIALQKPAVIIPYSSQKVGQYQNAKILEECHSAVVYTNRESEQAIEKVIELLNNEEELRIMGIRMRSLQTPNAVNTIISNLDIWRD